Proteins found in one bacterium genomic segment:
- the gatC gene encoding Asp-tRNA(Asn)/Glu-tRNA(Gln) amidotransferase subunit GatC has product MSNSKNIVIDTNQVKKIANLARLTIPEERTALVSERLTNILSYIEQLNEVDTDEVEPLSHVHGAVNAYREDESEEYENKEQILANVPERSGNFIKVPLVIDQESH; this is encoded by the coding sequence ATGAGCAATTCTAAAAATATCGTGATCGATACGAATCAGGTGAAAAAGATAGCCAATCTTGCTCGACTCACTATTCCTGAAGAACGCACTGCACTTGTCAGCGAGAGACTCACGAACATATTGTCGTATATTGAACAGCTTAATGAGGTAGACACTGATGAAGTTGAACCCCTTAGCCACGTCCACGGTGCGGTAAATGCATATCGCGAGGACGAATCTGAGGAGTATGAAAACAAAGAGCAGATACTTGCAAATGTTCCCGAACGTTCTGGAAATTTTATTAAAGTCCCATTGGTTATCGATCAAGAATCCCATTAA